One window of Candidatus Effluviviaceae Genus I sp. genomic DNA carries:
- a CDS encoding right-handed parallel beta-helix repeat-containing protein, producing MRTIIVLGALCLAVASPCGAATHFVNPEGTGDFPTIQAAVDAAAVGDTIRLAEGTYTGDRNRDIDFGGKDLVLDSEAQFALTCEIDCEGSIADPHRGFHFHSGETRAAQVRNIMIRNGYDHDTVTHLHGGGGLRIDGASPTISGCYVVSCVVSGGAGLGGGVSIVGGASPLLESCVIAFCDVEGYGAGVGVYSSRPSIVGCHFAGNTTEGVGGGLYAQNAFDMELEDCLFGANVAGVGGGARIGGSGGVVVERCRFEANEATFAGRGDGGGGVLLDSAILLNCTVVGNSATGIGGGVLCKFSDSATLTNCIVAGNTGGAGVACYAPTDVMTLSCCDVWDNVGGNYGANMTDQTGVSGNISTDPLFCDAALSVYTLDAASPCAPANNSCGVYMGSEIVGCDSPVTHATWGAVKALFKR from the coding sequence GTGAGGACGATCATCGTGCTCGGGGCGTTGTGCCTTGCCGTCGCGTCGCCCTGCGGCGCGGCGACGCACTTCGTCAACCCCGAGGGAACGGGCGACTTCCCCACGATCCAGGCCGCCGTGGACGCGGCCGCGGTCGGCGACACGATCCGGCTGGCCGAGGGCACGTACACGGGCGACCGCAACCGGGACATCGACTTCGGCGGGAAGGACCTCGTCCTGGATTCGGAGGCGCAGTTCGCGCTCACGTGCGAGATCGACTGCGAGGGGAGCATCGCGGACCCGCACCGCGGGTTCCACTTCCACTCGGGGGAGACGAGGGCGGCGCAGGTTCGGAACATCATGATCAGGAACGGGTACGATCATGACACCGTGACCCACCTCCACGGAGGCGGGGGGCTCCGCATCGATGGAGCGTCGCCGACCATCTCCGGCTGCTACGTCGTGAGCTGCGTCGTGAGCGGAGGGGCTGGCCTCGGAGGCGGCGTGAGCATCGTGGGCGGCGCCAGTCCGCTCCTGGAGTCGTGCGTCATCGCGTTCTGCGACGTCGAGGGGTACGGGGCGGGCGTGGGCGTCTACTCGTCCAGGCCCTCGATCGTGGGATGCCACTTCGCCGGGAACACGACCGAGGGCGTGGGCGGCGGCCTGTACGCGCAGAACGCGTTTGACATGGAGCTGGAGGACTGCCTCTTCGGCGCCAATGTCGCCGGCGTGGGGGGAGGCGCCCGGATCGGTGGATCCGGGGGCGTGGTGGTCGAGCGGTGCCGCTTCGAGGCGAACGAGGCGACGTTCGCCGGTCGCGGCGACGGCGGGGGAGGCGTGCTTCTCGACAGCGCGATCCTCCTGAACTGCACCGTCGTCGGGAACTCGGCAACCGGCATCGGCGGCGGCGTCCTCTGCAAGTTCTCCGACAGCGCGACGCTCACGAACTGCATCGTCGCGGGCAACACCGGAGGCGCCGGCGTGGCCTGCTACGCGCCCACGGACGTCATGACCCTGAGTTGCTGCGACGTATGGGACAACGTCGGCGGGAACTACGGCGCCAACATGACGGACCAGACCGGCGTCAGCGGCAACATCTCGACCGACCCGCTCTTCTGCGACGCGGCGCTGTCCGTCTACACGCTCGACGCGGCGTCGCCGTGTGCGCCCGCGAACAACTCGTGCGGTGTGTACATGGGTTCGGAGATCGTGGGGTGCGACAGCCCGGTGACGCACGCGACGTGGGGCGCCGTGAAGGCGCTCTTCAAGAGGTGA
- a CDS encoding carboxypeptidase regulatory-like domain-containing protein, which translates to MRNRFRHAVPVAVIGIIALCFLAGCEECPDFDKEETGDCTLTGYVLDAMTGYGVANALVEAGSANGTTNESGWFFVRNTPCGEVVVEISADGYIPLETVVAISDTTEQDFALVPESEFDDWRFILSWGEHPADLDSHLWVPSGDGYWHVYYANSGSLVGPPYAQLDVDDVTSYGPETITVRKHGVDNRTEDFYPGEYVYAVRHYSGQLSIPESGAQVRIYRGNTLVRTINAPQGTASTGWYWYVGRLNCNTGAWTLVNTYSSSMPVMLAGEVEVAK; encoded by the coding sequence ATGAGGAACCGCTTCAGGCACGCGGTGCCTGTCGCCGTCATCGGCATCATCGCCCTGTGCTTCCTTGCCGGGTGCGAGGAGTGCCCGGACTTCGACAAGGAGGAAACCGGCGACTGCACGCTCACGGGCTACGTGCTCGACGCCATGACCGGCTACGGTGTCGCCAATGCCCTCGTCGAGGCCGGCAGCGCGAACGGCACGACGAACGAAAGCGGCTGGTTCTTCGTGCGCAACACGCCGTGCGGCGAGGTGGTCGTCGAGATCAGCGCCGACGGGTACATTCCGCTCGAGACGGTCGTAGCGATCAGCGACACGACGGAGCAGGACTTCGCACTGGTGCCCGAGTCGGAGTTCGACGACTGGCGCTTCATCCTGAGCTGGGGCGAGCACCCTGCCGACCTCGATTCGCACCTGTGGGTGCCGAGCGGTGATGGCTACTGGCATGTCTACTACGCCAACTCCGGCAGCCTGGTGGGTCCGCCGTACGCGCAGCTCGACGTGGACGACGTGACGAGCTACGGCCCCGAGACCATCACCGTCCGCAAGCACGGAGTAGACAACCGGACGGAGGACTTCTATCCCGGCGAGTACGTCTACGCCGTGAGACACTACTCGGGCCAGCTGTCCATCCCCGAGTCGGGGGCGCAGGTCCGCATCTACCGCGGCAACACGCTCGTGCGAACGATCAACGCGCCGCAGGGCACGGCGTCCACCGGCTGGTACTGGTACGTGGGGCGCCTCAACTGCAATACGGGCGCGTGGACGCTCGTGAACACGTACAGCTCCTCGATGCCGGTCATGCTCGCGGGTGAGGTCGAGGTCGCCAAGTAG